Proteins from a single region of Sphaerochaeta globosa str. Buddy:
- a CDS encoding nucleoside deaminase, with the protein MDERTYLIQAVEKARETMLQNLGGPFGALLVDTQGQVFVASNTVLGSNDPTAHAEVNVIRQVCKQKGTHDLQGCILYTTCYPCPMCLSACIWANIKEVYYGCTAQDAEAIGFRDDFIYRYINEGCDDPSVLTLKQSDRSACLVLFEEYAALDKTLY; encoded by the coding sequence ATGGATGAGCGCACGTACTTGATCCAAGCAGTAGAGAAGGCACGAGAAACAATGCTCCAAAATCTGGGGGGACCTTTTGGGGCTCTGCTTGTCGATACCCAAGGCCAAGTGTTTGTCGCTTCCAATACAGTATTGGGAAGTAACGACCCGACAGCGCATGCCGAAGTAAACGTAATCAGACAGGTATGCAAGCAGAAAGGGACCCATGACCTGCAAGGTTGTATTCTCTATACCACCTGCTATCCCTGCCCCATGTGCCTGTCAGCCTGCATTTGGGCAAACATCAAGGAAGTATATTACGGCTGTACCGCCCAGGATGCCGAGGCCATTGGATTCCGCGATGATTTCATCTATCGGTATATCAACGAGGGATGTGATGATCCTTCAGTACTTACACTCAAGCAGAGCGACCGGTCGGCTTGCCTTGTACTATTTGAGGAATATGCAGCGCTCGACAAAACGTTGTATTGA
- a CDS encoding ABC transporter ATP-binding protein → MLECKHLTKRYGNQKRNAVDDLSLSIGSGQIFGFLGPNGAGKSTTIKMLVGLLTADQGAILFDGKDSKTDALSYKQNIGYVPDEPVFYERMTGMEHLSFIADIYEVEQTIRKERIETLAKTLLLYDALSDQISSYSHGMKQKLSVIAALLPSPKLLILDEPMVGLDPKASYILKQLLKDYAQAGNTVFFSTHVLEVAQQLCDTLGIISKGKLLYSGTFEALQAKKGEGTENLEQLFLELTEEGKLS, encoded by the coding sequence ATGTTGGAATGTAAACACCTTACTAAGCGCTATGGAAATCAGAAAAGGAATGCGGTTGATGATCTATCGCTTTCCATCGGAAGTGGCCAGATTTTCGGTTTTCTCGGTCCGAACGGAGCCGGAAAAAGTACCACCATTAAAATGCTGGTCGGTCTGTTGACCGCTGATCAGGGAGCCATCCTCTTTGATGGCAAGGATAGCAAAACCGACGCTCTTTCTTACAAGCAGAATATCGGGTATGTCCCCGATGAGCCGGTGTTCTATGAACGGATGACCGGGATGGAGCATCTCTCTTTCATAGCTGATATTTATGAAGTGGAGCAGACTATTCGCAAGGAACGCATTGAAACCTTGGCAAAGACCTTATTGCTGTATGATGCGCTCTCTGATCAGATTTCCAGCTATTCGCATGGGATGAAACAAAAACTCTCGGTAATTGCAGCGTTGCTTCCCTCTCCCAAGCTGTTGATCCTGGATGAACCAATGGTCGGTCTCGACCCGAAGGCTTCCTATATCCTTAAACAGTTGCTCAAAGATTATGCACAGGCGGGCAACACCGTGTTCTTCTCCACCCATGTCCTTGAAGTCGCCCAGCAGCTGTGTGATACCTTGGGTATTATCTCCAAAGGAAAGCTGCTCTATAGCGGCACCTTTGAAGCGTTGCAGGCAAAGAAAGGGGAGGGGACGGAAAACCTTGAGCAACTCTTCTTGGAGTTGACCGAAGAAGGGAAGCTCTCATGA
- the hflK gene encoding FtsH protease activity modulator HflK, whose amino-acid sequence MDTMQQPPRPARKVNNISPKLVIWVIVAIVLVMLVLSSFFVVDQTEQAVVLRLGKYNRTVGPGLQTKIPLGIEASYNVPTQVVQTMTFGYRQNSSTSSLFGNTDYTNESLMLTGDLNIIDVQWIVQYKIEDPVKWMFNVESRETTIRDISQSVMNKLVGDLPILSVMTSQRTRIEVEAQDNMQKLFDDFGLGVRVVTVKLQNIVPPVGQVQDAFEDVNKAIQDMNRLINEGKQNYNKIIPSARGEANQVIQIAEGYASERVNQATGDVARFNSVREVYEQSKNITRTRLYIEAMESIINPTSEGSVTLVDKNLANFLPIQMLEGGTK is encoded by the coding sequence ATGGATACCATGCAGCAACCACCGAGGCCTGCGCGAAAAGTGAACAATATCAGCCCTAAGCTAGTAATCTGGGTTATTGTCGCAATCGTGCTCGTCATGTTGGTTCTCAGCAGTTTCTTCGTCGTCGACCAGACTGAACAGGCAGTTGTGCTTCGCCTCGGCAAGTATAACAGAACCGTCGGCCCAGGCCTTCAGACCAAGATTCCCCTGGGAATCGAGGCTAGTTATAACGTTCCAACGCAAGTTGTGCAAACCATGACCTTCGGGTATCGCCAGAACAGCAGTACCTCTTCGCTGTTTGGGAACACCGACTACACCAATGAGTCATTGATGCTTACCGGTGATTTGAACATCATCGATGTACAGTGGATTGTGCAGTACAAGATTGAAGACCCTGTAAAATGGATGTTCAACGTTGAGTCCAGGGAGACCACCATCCGTGATATCAGCCAGAGCGTCATGAACAAACTGGTTGGAGACCTTCCCATTCTTTCAGTCATGACCAGTCAGCGTACCCGAATCGAGGTAGAAGCCCAGGACAACATGCAAAAGTTGTTCGATGATTTCGGCTTGGGAGTAAGAGTTGTCACCGTTAAGCTGCAGAACATCGTTCCTCCCGTGGGGCAGGTACAGGATGCTTTTGAGGATGTAAACAAAGCAATCCAGGACATGAACCGCTTAATCAACGAAGGTAAGCAGAACTACAACAAAATCATTCCTTCAGCCCGCGGTGAAGCCAACCAGGTCATCCAGATTGCAGAAGGCTATGCCAGTGAACGCGTAAACCAGGCAACCGGTGACGTAGCACGTTTCAACAGCGTGCGAGAAGTGTACGAGCAGAGCAAGAATATTACCCGTACTCGTCTCTATATTGAAGCGATGGAGTCAATCATCAACCCCACCAGCGAAGGTTCGGTCACCTTGGTTGATAAGAATTTGGCCAACTTCCTTCCGATCCAGATGCTTGAAGGAGGTACAAAATGA
- a CDS encoding ArsR/SmtB family transcription factor produces MHTPNATKEEIVLPLEEEIVDIADFFKVFGDPTRLKILFLLEQGEKGVNAISEELGMQQSTISQQLKLLRACRLVRFRKDGRNVLYRLNDEHIHEILALGTEHYQELQ; encoded by the coding sequence ATGCACACACCGAATGCCACAAAAGAAGAAATCGTTTTACCGTTGGAAGAAGAAATTGTAGATATTGCCGATTTCTTCAAGGTCTTTGGAGACCCGACTCGCCTTAAGATCCTTTTTCTGCTGGAACAAGGGGAGAAGGGTGTGAACGCGATCAGTGAGGAGCTTGGCATGCAACAGAGTACCATCAGCCAACAGTTGAAACTGCTGAGGGCTTGCCGTTTGGTTCGATTTCGCAAGGATGGTCGCAACGTTCTGTATCGACTCAACGACGAACACATTCACGAAATTTTGGCATTGGGAACCGAGCACTATCAGGAATTGCAGTAA
- a CDS encoding argininosuccinate synthase yields MNKEKIILAYSGGLDTSVILKWLANKGFDVIAYVANVGQNEDFAAIEKKALATGASKVYVEDLRKELVTDYIFPALKANTIYEGTYMLGTSLARPIIAKRQIEIARKEGTVYVAHGATGKGNDQVRFEFGYYMHMPEVKIISPWKDPEWLSQFEGRSDMIAYAQKYGIPIKASTKKPYSEDENLIHISHEAGILEDPSKRCEEDVFSLTLSPQKANDKETLLTFEFKDGIPVSVTNEEDKTVVTDPLEMILYLNKLGHDNAIGRVDMVENRYIGIKSRGVYETPGCEILWKAHHNLEGITMDKEVMHLRDGLISKYAELIYNGYWGAPEFKMLTAAFEQSQKNVSGTSKVVLYKGNVIFAGISSPVSLYNEALGSMDKAGGYQPVDCKGFININAIRLMASAKRDS; encoded by the coding sequence ATGAACAAGGAAAAAATCATTCTTGCGTATAGCGGAGGGCTGGACACCTCTGTCATCCTCAAGTGGTTGGCCAATAAAGGCTTTGACGTCATCGCCTATGTTGCCAACGTCGGGCAGAATGAGGATTTTGCCGCTATCGAGAAAAAGGCACTGGCCACAGGCGCTTCCAAGGTCTATGTTGAGGACCTGCGCAAAGAATTGGTAACCGACTATATTTTCCCTGCCTTGAAAGCAAATACCATCTATGAAGGTACCTATATGTTGGGGACTTCCTTGGCCCGGCCGATCATCGCTAAACGCCAGATTGAAATCGCCCGCAAGGAAGGGACCGTCTATGTAGCACATGGTGCTACCGGCAAGGGCAACGACCAGGTTCGCTTTGAGTTCGGCTATTACATGCACATGCCCGAAGTCAAAATCATCAGCCCTTGGAAAGACCCTGAATGGCTCAGTCAGTTTGAGGGAAGAAGCGATATGATCGCCTATGCCCAGAAATATGGCATCCCAATCAAGGCTTCCACAAAAAAGCCGTACAGTGAGGATGAGAATCTCATCCACATCAGTCATGAAGCAGGGATTTTGGAAGATCCCTCCAAGAGATGCGAAGAGGATGTGTTCAGTTTGACCCTCAGCCCCCAGAAAGCCAATGACAAAGAAACCCTACTCACCTTTGAGTTCAAGGATGGAATTCCTGTCTCTGTGACCAATGAGGAAGACAAAACTGTGGTTACCGATCCGCTAGAGATGATTCTCTATCTGAACAAGCTCGGGCACGACAATGCCATCGGTCGCGTTGACATGGTTGAAAACCGCTACATCGGCATCAAGAGCCGCGGTGTGTACGAGACTCCTGGTTGCGAAATACTGTGGAAAGCCCATCACAACCTCGAAGGCATAACCATGGATAAGGAAGTGATGCACCTGCGTGACGGCCTCATCAGCAAATATGCCGAGCTCATTTACAATGGTTACTGGGGAGCACCTGAGTTCAAAATGCTTACTGCCGCCTTCGAGCAGAGCCAAAAGAATGTCAGCGGAACCAGCAAGGTTGTTCTGTACAAGGGCAATGTCATCTTCGCCGGAATCTCGAGCCCCGTTTCCCTCTACAATGAGGCACTCGGTTCCATGGATAAGGCTGGAGGATACCAACCGGTGGACTGTAAGGGATTCATCAACATCAACGCCATCCGCCTTATGGCAAGTGCCAAGCGGGATTCCTAG
- the hflC gene encoding protease modulator HflC codes for MKARTNRKLITTLVVVVVFLVVFILLGPFYILYEGQQSVVTRFGKIVDSASDSGLKFKMPLIDNVIIYPKKILSWDGAAQRIPTKENQFIWVDTTARWKISDPAKYYETVNTVNNGLSRLNDILDSSIRTIISENYLNEAVRNTNQINSMVVEEQVQSLDVESNEDAETLRNLTVTQSRQEVISIGRDGLSTRMYNQAKPFTDGFGIELIDIVVRQIRYSDDLTESVYQRMIKERNQIAEAYRSYGRGQLAQWQGKTESEQRQILSAAYATSETKKGIADAKAAQIYAEAYEADPEFFELWRTLESYRKTIPALNKILSTDMQYFDMLYGKDFI; via the coding sequence ATGAAAGCACGTACCAACAGAAAACTTATTACCACTTTGGTAGTTGTAGTTGTATTCTTGGTGGTGTTCATCCTGCTCGGCCCCTTCTACATTCTGTATGAAGGCCAGCAGTCGGTTGTCACCCGCTTCGGCAAAATTGTTGATTCTGCGAGTGACTCCGGCTTGAAGTTCAAAATGCCGCTCATCGACAACGTAATCATCTATCCCAAGAAAATTCTCAGCTGGGACGGCGCTGCACAGCGTATCCCCACCAAAGAGAATCAGTTCATTTGGGTTGATACCACTGCACGTTGGAAAATTTCAGATCCAGCCAAGTACTATGAGACGGTGAATACCGTCAACAATGGTCTTTCCAGGCTCAATGACATTCTTGACTCTTCGATTCGCACCATCATCAGCGAGAACTACCTCAATGAAGCTGTACGAAACACCAACCAGATCAATTCCATGGTTGTAGAAGAACAAGTACAGAGTCTGGATGTTGAGAGCAACGAGGATGCTGAGACGCTGAGAAACCTCACGGTCACCCAATCCCGGCAGGAAGTCATCTCCATCGGTCGTGATGGGCTTTCAACCAGGATGTACAATCAGGCAAAGCCGTTTACTGATGGATTTGGCATTGAGCTGATCGATATCGTAGTCCGTCAGATTCGCTACAGCGACGACCTGACAGAGAGCGTCTACCAGAGGATGATCAAGGAACGTAATCAGATCGCCGAGGCATACCGCTCGTATGGACGCGGTCAGCTTGCCCAGTGGCAAGGCAAGACCGAGAGCGAGCAACGCCAGATTCTTTCTGCTGCATATGCAACCAGTGAAACGAAAAAAGGTATCGCTGATGCGAAGGCTGCCCAGATTTATGCCGAGGCCTATGAAGCCGATCCTGAGTTCTTCGAGCTGTGGAGAACCCTGGAGTCGTATCGCAAAACCATTCCTGCCTTGAATAAGATTCTGAGTACTGATATGCAATATTTCGATATGCTTTATGGAAAAGACTTTATCTAG
- a CDS encoding haloacid dehalogenase-like hydrolase, whose amino-acid sequence MSKRDCILFDFDGTLYPIAPYDSEQRLLRKNAEGKGTLFRMRTKRLIAQDQAGKLLDGAFHRQYARLIRSVTPQMIENVAHDVSSLVTDSDVQALSDVAKQADLAVLTCGTENLVEAFLRYVGLENHFFLIRGKRIIWDESAKAQLIVDIDRPEAKATALEELRLTYRSIIAVGDGPTDLPMLQASDFGLIIDWNKKQRDYPFETHSSLSSICTRILTYLDRA is encoded by the coding sequence ATGAGCAAGCGAGATTGCATACTCTTCGACTTCGATGGGACCCTCTACCCTATTGCTCCCTATGACAGCGAGCAGCGATTACTACGCAAGAATGCCGAGGGCAAGGGGACGCTTTTCAGGATGAGGACCAAGCGACTCATCGCACAAGACCAAGCCGGAAAGCTCCTTGATGGAGCTTTTCATCGACAGTATGCCCGCCTCATTCGAAGTGTCACCCCACAGATGATTGAAAATGTCGCCCATGACGTATCCTCCCTGGTTACTGATTCAGATGTGCAAGCCTTATCAGATGTAGCCAAGCAGGCAGACCTTGCGGTGCTGACCTGCGGTACGGAGAATCTGGTGGAAGCTTTTTTGAGATACGTAGGCTTGGAAAACCACTTCTTTCTTATCAGGGGCAAACGAATAATCTGGGATGAAAGCGCAAAGGCTCAACTGATTGTGGACATCGACAGGCCCGAAGCCAAGGCAACAGCCTTGGAGGAACTGAGGCTTACCTACCGCTCGATCATTGCCGTCGGTGACGGTCCTACCGATCTGCCTATGTTGCAGGCCTCAGATTTTGGCCTGATCATCGATTGGAACAAGAAACAGAGAGACTACCCATTTGAGACGCATAGCAGTCTTAGCAGCATTTGCACCCGTATCCTAACCTACCTTGACAGGGCTTGA